The DNA sequence TTCAGAGAAGGATTTTCATTTACTTTTTTAATAAGATATTCAACGGTCTTTAATCCGGAATCTCCGGTTTCATGCAGATGAATATCTATTCCTTTTTTATTATCCAAAGCGAGCTGAACAGTAAAATCCACCACTTTTTCAATATCACCGTCTACGTTGAACGGATCTACTCCACCAATGAAATCAATATCCATCTTCGCTGCCTCTTTCAGATAAGGTACGGAATCTGTATAGAAAACGCCATGCTGCGGGAATGCTACCAGCTCGGCTCCGAAACTTTTCTTTTTATTTTCTAAAGCTTTCTGCAGATTTTTTAATGACTGAAGTTTTGAAGTGGGCTCAATATTCACATGGCTTCTCGCGTAGGAAGTTCCCTTTGACTGTAATAATTCGATCAGTTTCTCCGCTTTGAAGGTTGAATTCTTCAGCATATCTGGAAGCATTTTCTGCTCCAGCTCTATCATTCCTTTGATTCCTCCGGTTCTTTTTCTAACGGCTTGCCATTGATCTCCATAAAAAGTTTTATCCAGATGAATGTGCATATCTTTGAACGCAGGAAGCATCAATAATCCTTTTCCATCTACCGCTTTAGCATTAGGCTGATTCGGAGCAATCTTTGCAATTTTTCCGTTTTCAAATTCCACATAAAACAGATCTGTTTTGGTAGAAACCACTTCCCCATCCTGGTATTCAAACCCTGTTTCCAGACGAACATTTTTAAGACTCATTTTTCCTTTTGTCAAGCTATTATTTTCATCCATAAAAGGTGATGCAGTCATGATATTAGGTATAAAAGTTAATCCCGCTACAGCCAAAGCTGAATTCCGGATAAAATCTTTGCGGGACATATTATTGTCTGAGGTCTTCATTTCCAATCTATTTATGACAAAATTAAAAAGAAGTCTGCTGAACGAGGTGTACGGTTTATTACAAGATCTGTATGATTTATACTTTGTTTTGATTGTGTATTAAAATCCTCGGTTATCTTTTCTTTACTACAATAAGTAAGACATCCATCACAATTGTCTTTCCGTAGAAATCTATTTATGCTGCTTACTCTGTTGAGACTCCTACGGAGTGACAAACTTTGCGGATATTTTTAGACGTAAAAAATTACTTATGATTTATACAAAATATTTACAGTATTCTTGGCATTCCGTAGCAATCTAAATTATGCAGTTTTACGTCGTTGAAACTCCTACAGAGTGACAAGGATTGTGGATAAATTTGATTACGTAGAGTTTTTTTATTGATCTGCAAACACCGAATTCAAATCATTCTGCATAAAAAAACCGGATCTAAAATCCGGTCTCATTATTATTTATTGGAATATTCAAATTTTCTTACTGCTTCCAGTGTCATATCAATTTCTTTATCCTTAATGGCATCACTGATGAAGTACGTTTCGTATCCACTTGGTGGTAAATACACTCCATTCTGAAGCATCTGGTGGAAGAAGTTATTGAACAATGAATGATTAGCTTCCTGAGCTTCATCAAAGTTGGAAACTCTGTTGATATGGAAGAAAACAGACATCATAGAACCTTTTCTGTTGATTTTATGAGCAATTCCTTTTTCGTTTAAAATTTTTCCGATTTCAAAATCCAATGTTTCTGTCGTCTTATGCAATCTGTTGAAAAATTCAGGATCGTTTTTAATAAGCTGAAGTGTTTTTAATCCCGCTCTCATCGCTAAAGGATTTCCACTTAATGTTCCTGCCTGGTAAACACCGCCTTTTGGAGCCAGGTGATCCATAATTTCGTTTCTTCCTGCGAAAGCTCCTACCGGAAGTCCTCCACCGATTACTTTTCCGTAAGTTACTAAGTCTGCTTTTACATTGAAAAGTTCCTGAGCTCCTCCGAAAGCCAATCTGAAACCGGTCATTACCTCATCAAAGATTAATAAAGCTCCGTTTTCATCACAGATCTTTCTCAGGTTTTGTAAGAAGTTATTTTCCGGCAGTACACATCCCATATTTCCTGCAACCGGCTCTATAATTACCGCTGCAATTTCTCCCTGATTGTGACGGAAAAGATCTTCTACCTGTTCAAAATCGTTATAACGTGCTAATAAAGTATCTTTCGCTGTACCTGCTGTTACTCCCGGAGAATTTGGATTTCCAAAGGTAGCAGCACCGCTTCCCGCTTTGATCAGGAATGAATCTGAATGTCCGTGATAACAGCCTTCAAATTTTACAATTTTATCTCTTCCTGTATAACCTCTTGCCAGTCTTATGGCACTCATACATGCTTCTGTTCCTGAAGAAACCATTCTGATCTGGTCAATATTCGGGACGTTATCAATAATAAATTTTGCAATTTCTGTTTCCAGTTCTGTAGGTGCTCCAAAAGAGAATCCTTTCTCTGCCTGAATCTTCAGTTCTTCCAGTACTTCAGGATGTGTATGTCCCAAAATGGCTGGCCCCCATGAATTGATATAATCAATGTAAGTATTGTCATCTGCATCGGTAAGGTAAGCCCCTTTTGCCGATTTCATAAAAACAGGAACACCTCCTACGGATTTGAATGCTCTTACCGGAGAGTTTACTCCTCCCGGAATGTATTTGTAGGCTTCATCAAACAAA is a window from the Chryseobacterium indologenes genome containing:
- a CDS encoding amidohydrolase encodes the protein MKTSDNNMSRKDFIRNSALAVAGLTFIPNIMTASPFMDENNSLTKGKMSLKNVRLETGFEYQDGEVVSTKTDLFYVEFENGKIAKIAPNQPNAKAVDGKGLLMLPAFKDMHIHLDKTFYGDQWQAVRKRTGGIKGMIELEQKMLPDMLKNSTFKAEKLIELLQSKGTSYARSHVNIEPTSKLQSLKNLQKALENKKKSFGAELVAFPQHGVFYTDSVPYLKEAAKMDIDFIGGVDPFNVDGDIEKVVDFTVQLALDNKKGIDIHLHETGDSGLKTVEYLIKKVNENPSLKGKTYLSHCFILAKLEAAKQEEIAEKLAEAKIGIVSTIPFGRLIMPIPTLYKHNVTVLTGNDSIIDHWNTFGTGSVLQKANLMAQLYGYSTEFLLSRSLKLATGNILPLDDKGTQQWPKSGDKADFVLINASCSAEAVSRISEVESLVHDGNVVF
- the hemL gene encoding glutamate-1-semialdehyde 2,1-aminomutase gives rise to the protein MKYQRSSALFDEAYKYIPGGVNSPVRAFKSVGGVPVFMKSAKGAYLTDADDNTYIDYINSWGPAILGHTHPEVLEELKIQAEKGFSFGAPTELETEIAKFIIDNVPNIDQIRMVSSGTEACMSAIRLARGYTGRDKIVKFEGCYHGHSDSFLIKAGSGAATFGNPNSPGVTAGTAKDTLLARYNDFEQVEDLFRHNQGEIAAVIIEPVAGNMGCVLPENNFLQNLRKICDENGALLIFDEVMTGFRLAFGGAQELFNVKADLVTYGKVIGGGLPVGAFAGRNEIMDHLAPKGGVYQAGTLSGNPLAMRAGLKTLQLIKNDPEFFNRLHKTTETLDFEIGKILNEKGIAHKINRKGSMMSVFFHINRVSNFDEAQEANHSLFNNFFHQMLQNGVYLPPSGYETYFISDAIKDKEIDMTLEAVRKFEYSNK